The Penaeus monodon isolate SGIC_2016 chromosome 1, NSTDA_Pmon_1, whole genome shotgun sequence DNA window tgttgtgtgtgtgtgtgtgtgtgtgtgtgtgttgtgtgtgtgtgtgtgtgtgtgggttgtgtgtgtgtgttgtgtgtgtgagtgtgtgtatgtgttgtgtgtgtgtggagggtagtgtgtgtgtgtggtgtgtggtgtgtgtgtgagagtgtggtgtgtgtgtggttgggtgagtgggtgttgtgtggtgtgtgtgtgtgtgtgtggagtgtggtggtgtgtgtgtggtgcgtgtgtgtgtggtggtgttttttgtgggttggtgCTAGGTTTGGGTGCGTTTTGGGATTTTGTTTGTTGTCATTGTGTCGTCGtcgagaggaagagtagagaggatggtgagtgattgtgtgtgtgtgtgtggtgagtggtgcgagcgagagagggtgttgggtgtgagtgtgtatgtgtatcagtcagaaagagagagagagagagagagagagagagagagagagagagagagagagagagagagagagagagagagagagagagagagagagagaaagagaataagagagaaagagagaaagagagaaagagagaaagagagaaagagacagacagacctacagaCAACAAGACATAGAGCGTGGCCGCGTGCGTGTCTTCCCAGAGGCAGCAACCAAATGCCACCCTCTTTTTCTTGGAGTCTGAGTGTCTCAAGGCATTTCACGAGACAACGTCGCCAGTCAAACTTCTCAAAGGAGGACTTTAACTTTTCGATTAGCATCATCTCGGCCGCTCGCTCTGTCTGAAGAGGAAGCGCAAAACTGCAAACTGTAATTACAAAGGAACATTTCTTTCTGACGTCAACGCACAGATAAGGGGGCTTGTACACTGTCCAGTACGGCGCCTCTGTGGGCACACgagtatgtatatactgtgtatatatatttatgtatgtattatatatatatatatatatatatatatatatatatatatatatatatatatatatatatatatatgtatgtatatatgtatatatatatatatatatatatatatatatatatatatatatgtatcatgtatataatatatatataatatatatatatatatatatatatatatatatatatatatacattacatgatatatgatatatatatatatatatatatatatatatatatatatatatatataatatatataatataatatatatatattatgtatatatatatatatatatatatatatatatatatatatatatatataattaatataggttgtggtgtatgtttgttgtgtatgtgatgttgtgttgatgtggtgtgttgtgtgtctgttatagttgtatatatatatattatatatattattatatatagtatatttgtattattatattatatatatatatatatatatatatatatatatatatattatatgtatgtgtgttttgtatgtttgtgatgttgtatgtatgtagtatgattagatgtatgtatgtatgtatgtatgtatgtatgtatgtacgtatgtatgtatatattatatatataagtatgtattatgtatgtatgtgtgtatgttgtatgttgttgtgtagtgtgtgtgttgtgtgtgttgtgtagttgtgcgtgtgtgctgcatggttgttgtgtgtgtgtgttgtatgtatgtatgtatgtatgtatgtatgcatgtgatgtcgtatgtatatatctatttgtattggTGTGATGCTGGAGTTGCCTTGATATGTGACTATAAGACTCATATACATGAGTACTTAttcaaattatgaataaatataaatatgtattgtttATGATTTCAGATAATTATGAGTACTGATGTGATGAGTATGTAGTTTTGGTATGttcatgtatgagtatgtatgttgtatgtatgtagtatgtattacatGTTTGTTATGTATGATTGTAGTTGTAGTAGACGATGTATTAGTCGTTTAGTAGTTGTATGTAGTAGTACGTATGTGATGACGTATTGTAGTAATgtaattattaattgtattatgtatgtatgtatgtatgtatgcatgtatgtacgtatgtaccacatatattgtatacacacatagagcAATGTGATGCAATGCGAGCCTTAAGCCTCTGCATCAGTGTGACTATCCACAGCTCGCAACAGGTCAGCTTCATCAACAATGCCAGAAAAATATGGAAATCGGGTGAGTGATTTTTAAATCACTCGATTTCACGAATAATTGTGATACTGAGTGGAAGTGAAAGATGTAGTGTTTCGGTTTTCATGGAAATATGAGTATGTGTttgcatatctatttatgtaactgcacgtctatttgtctgtctgcctgtctgtctgtttctctgtctgtctgtctgtctgtctgtctgtctgactgactgtttatatctatattcatatctataacaataactatatccacatctataaatatacttatatctacctatgtatctatagatctctatatctataaatacatatatgtatgtgcatatatgtatatacatatacacacacacacacacacacaacacacacacacacacacacacacacacacacaatatatatatatatatatatatatatatatatatatatatatatatatatatatttacttagttACGCCTGCTGATTCCAGGTTCCCGTTTTTTATATTGTTGCATCTGCGaattgcatgaatatatatatatatatatatatatatatatatatatatatatatatgtgtgtgtgtgtgtgtgtgtgtgtgtgtgtgtgtgtgtgtgtgtgtgtgtgtgtgtgtgtgtgtgtgtgtgtatgtgtgtgtgtgtgtgtgtgtgtgtgtgtgtgtgtgtgtgtgtgtgtgtgtgtgtgtgtgtgtgtgtctgtgtgtgtatacatacatgttacatagataaatagatagatagataataaatacaagcatacatacatacacacacacacacacacgcacacacacgcacacacacgcacaccacacacacacacacacacacacacacacacacacacacacacacacacacacacacacacacacacacacacacacacacatatatatgtgtgtgtgtgtgtgtgtatgtgtgtgtgtgtgtgtgtgtgtgaaagagagagagagagagagagagagagagagagagagagagagagagagagagagagagagagagagagagagagagagagagagagagagagagagagagagagagagagagagagagagagagagagagagagagagagtccacagCCAAAACCATCCTGCAAAACAGCCATGACACGTGACATGATCCCCACAATTCGCGTGCAGTTGCGTCACAGTGAATGCTTCGGGGCGTCACGCTGTCTGCACAAGACCACTACTTCCTTAATCATAAGATATTTGTTATGGACACTTTTCTTATTCGCATTTTCGTCATCATTGAAAACTTGTGTTCAATTAGCGGTATTCCATCATCacatgctttgttgttgttggttgttgttgtttttaaaagatATCAGTAATTCCATTCCCAAAATGAACggctgacaattttttttatcgtcataTCAAAGCCATCGATTTCGTAAATCAAATCAAGCAAATAACGATAATTAAGGTTTACCCTATGATtgatataaattacaataatacaaataatacatttgTGTATTGCTTACCATAACTATGCGATGTTTTACATTACTTACATTTATCTAtgcttatttcatattatatgtgtgtaatatattgcaCATATTTAAGGCTATTTCCTTAAACACACTTTCAACAAATGAGCAAATAAATAGCTAAATGAAGATGAATctcaagaaaaagaggaggaagaggaagagaaagaaaaagaggaagaggatgaaaaggagaagatagaagaaatagtaaatggaagaagaaaaagaagtgaatgatgaaggggaggaggaagatgaaacagagaaaaaaacgtaagatgaagaaagagccaaagggaaaacaaaaaagcacgGAGCAGGGAGGCCACGAGAGCGGCGGAGCGGAACTGACCTGTTCGAGTTCGGGCGTGAACCTGACGGGGCGCAGGTAGTAGCAGATGACGACGACGTGGACGAGGTTGATCAGGACGAAGATGGCGTTCCAGAGGAAGGTGTCGAAGGCGCACAGGATGACCCAGCCCCACAGCGCGAAGAACATGCATCCGATGGTGAGCGTGATGCGCAGGTAGAGGATGCCGTAGATGCCGTTGGGCGCCAGGTACGAGAGGAACAGGAAGATGTTGGCGAGCTGGAAGTAGATGTGGTTGATGGGCAGCCAGTCGCTGCAGACGCCGAACTCGCCGTAGTCCACGCCGCCTAAACGGATGATGTCCCGGATGTCGTAGGCCGGGGGCGGGTCCGTGGTGAAGAAGGGCGCGGTGGTGGCGGCGGAGGTCAGGGCGGCGGTCGTAGCTCTCGTGGGACGCGTGGTCGTCGCGGCGCGAGTCGTGCTAGTCGCACTGCTGCCGGTCGCCGACAGGTTGAGGCCGACGGCGCCCGCGACGGCCGCCGCGGAAGGGTCGTCGTCGGTGAGGTTGTAGAGCAAGGTCGCGACGGTGGTCACGATCGGCCCCATGACGGTCTCGTTGTTGCccatggcggcggcggcggcggcggcggcggagactTCCCGCTCACGAGGCAAGATTCCTAACAAGGTCTGATATCGTTACAAAAAAGAGGACGATCTATTCTCTTTCACTATGACACTAAGAAGCGTAGATTTCTAGCTTTGACGCCCGACGACAATGTCAGCTTGTGGTAGCCCTTGGCTTTCGTAACTAACATGATAAATATGTTGATTCGGGTCGTTCAAGAGACCGAAGGACGTGAGAAGGTGCCACTCATGCCGCTCTGATGCCCGTCCATAATGGCACAAAAACTCCAACGAGAAAAACAGAATAACTTCCAAAACTTTCTCGATGGGTCTCAGAAGGATTCTACATTCTTAAGGCGAACGCGAACTgaacattttttatttctctcagttAAAAACGCACTGTCATTTCCAACTAGATATCTCTAGCCTCGTACAATGCGAGATGCTTCAAGATTGTGGCATTTCTCCTTATTATCGTCATGGACTCTCAACCACATAATTCCAAGTCTGTCACGTGGCCTCGTACTTATTTTCTCACAGCAGGTAATTTTTATATGGATCAACACCCGACAATGTTAAACGTATTTTCTTTCACGTTAGCATAATGAAAAGACGAATCACCTGACGTTGCTAAGTAGAAAATCACTCATTCAGGGGTGTACAGAAACCCTGAAGATCCCTTCCGCGGACGGGCTAGATAAACCAACACAGACTTTCGTATAAATTCTCTCGCCGTGGCACACGTCACAACATGTAAACTATTCTTTCCAGGAATTTCTGCTCAAATTTACGATGGCGTGGCTGTCACAGTCCAT harbors:
- the LOC119574035 gene encoding blood vessel epicardial substance-like, which produces MGNNETVMGPIVTTVATLLYNLTDDDPSAAAVAGAVGLNLSATGSSATSTTRAATTTRPTRATTAALTSAATTAPFFTTDPPPAYDIRDIIRLGGVDYGEFGVCSDWLPINHIYFQLANIFLFLSYLAPNGIYGILYLRITLTIGCMFFALWGWVILCAFDTFLWNAIFVLINLVHVVVICYYLRPVRFTPELEQVSSAPPLSWPPCSVLFCFPFGS